One genomic segment of Thioclava sp. GXIMD2076 includes these proteins:
- a CDS encoding Gfo/Idh/MocA family oxidoreductase: protein MINGELQLARPLRWGMVGGGRTGQVGYKHRTGALRDGTYHLVCGAFDVDAARGRDFGMRVGVAEERCYDSYQALIAAETARADGVEVVSVATPNFTHYEITKALLSAGIHVICEKPLFFSVAECDEIAALAREKGLIVGVTYGYTGHPMVAQMAAMVAKGMLGEIRIVDMQYTHGFNAGDDTGASEAQQWRVDPARSGGTFVLGDIGTHLQYLSEIVLPHLKIEKLLCDRTAFIPSRAPLEDHATVLMHYDNGARARLWVSSVDAGQMDAQRYRFVGAKASVEWHAARPDELLYEVQGEPSRILHHGMPYLEEEGHEYDRMGALHTEGLGDSWANIYLWIAQAIAGNPPARYPDMAAGTSGVRWLENCIRSAEAGGAWVDYA, encoded by the coding sequence ATGATCAACGGAGAATTGCAACTGGCTCGGCCTTTGCGCTGGGGCATGGTGGGCGGTGGCCGCACCGGTCAGGTAGGTTACAAGCACCGTACAGGCGCGTTGCGCGACGGGACCTATCATCTGGTCTGCGGGGCCTTCGATGTGGATGCCGCGCGCGGGCGCGATTTCGGGATGCGCGTCGGGGTGGCCGAGGAGCGCTGTTACGACAGCTATCAGGCGCTGATCGCGGCCGAAACCGCGCGAGCGGACGGGGTCGAGGTGGTATCTGTCGCCACGCCCAATTTCACCCATTACGAGATCACCAAGGCGCTGCTGAGCGCGGGGATCCATGTGATCTGCGAAAAGCCTCTGTTCTTCAGCGTGGCCGAATGCGACGAGATCGCCGCACTGGCCCGCGAGAAAGGGCTGATTGTGGGCGTCACCTATGGCTATACCGGCCATCCGATGGTGGCGCAGATGGCGGCGATGGTGGCCAAGGGGATGCTGGGCGAGATCCGTATCGTCGATATGCAATATACCCACGGCTTCAACGCGGGCGATGATACGGGCGCCTCCGAGGCGCAGCAATGGCGGGTCGATCCGGCGCGTTCGGGGGGCACCTTTGTGCTGGGTGATATCGGCACCCATCTGCAATATCTCTCGGAAATCGTGCTGCCGCATCTGAAGATCGAGAAGCTTCTGTGTGATCGCACGGCCTTTATCCCCTCGCGCGCGCCGCTCGAGGATCATGCTACGGTGCTGATGCATTATGACAATGGCGCACGGGCGCGGCTCTGGGTGAGTTCGGTCGATGCGGGGCAGATGGATGCGCAGCGCTACCGCTTTGTGGGCGCGAAGGCCTCGGTCGAATGGCACGCGGCGCGGCCCGACGAGCTGCTTTACGAGGTGCAGGGCGAGCCGTCGCGCATCCTGCATCACGGGATGCCCTATCTGGAGGAGGAGGGGCACGAATATGACCGGATGGGGGCGCTGCACACCGAGGGTCTGGGCGATTCATGGGCCAATATCTATCTCTGGATCGCGCAGGCGATCGCCGGAAACCCGCCCGCGCGCTATCCCGATATGGCGGCTGGCACCTCTGGCGTGCGTTGGCTTGAAAACTGCATCCGCTCGGCCGAAGCTGGCGGGGCTTGGGTGGATTACGCCTGA
- a CDS encoding ABC transporter ATP-binding protein, which produces MAHSPRLTLDHLTLDLAGKPVLKDLVFDHEIRRLGIVGRNGSGKSTLARVVAGLIEPSSGTLTLDGIIPARDRHAALNRIGILFQNPDHQIIFPTVREELAFGLRQQGHGKAETQSLISRMLARFGKSHWIDAPVSTLSQGQKQLVCLMAILLMQPQLIVLDEPFSGLDLAIRGQLTRLFESLPQALIHITHDPDCLRGYDHALWIHEGEIRQSGTPETVLPDYLDYMNQAGLGDDLSDLTD; this is translated from the coding sequence ATGGCCCACAGCCCCCGCCTGACACTCGACCATCTGACACTCGACCTTGCCGGAAAGCCGGTGCTGAAGGATCTGGTCTTCGACCACGAGATCCGCCGCCTCGGAATCGTCGGGCGCAACGGCTCGGGAAAATCCACCCTTGCCCGCGTGGTAGCCGGGCTGATCGAGCCCTCCTCCGGCACGCTCACCCTCGACGGGATCATCCCCGCCCGCGACCGTCACGCCGCCCTCAACCGCATCGGCATCCTGTTCCAGAACCCCGACCACCAGATCATCTTCCCGACCGTGCGCGAGGAACTGGCCTTCGGTCTGCGCCAGCAGGGGCACGGCAAGGCCGAGACCCAGAGCCTGATCTCCCGCATGCTCGCGCGGTTCGGTAAATCCCACTGGATCGATGCACCCGTCTCGACGCTCTCGCAGGGCCAGAAACAGCTGGTCTGCCTGATGGCGATCCTGCTGATGCAGCCGCAGCTGATCGTGCTTGATGAACCCTTCTCCGGCCTCGATCTGGCGATCCGTGGCCAGCTGACACGGCTCTTCGAGAGCCTGCCGCAGGCCCTTATCCATATCACCCATGATCCGGACTGCCTGCGGGGATATGACCACGCGCTCTGGATCCACGAGGGCGAAATCCGGCAGTCAGGCACACCCGAGACCGTCCTGCCCGACTATCTCGACTATATGAACCAAGCGGGGCTGGGCGATGATCTCTCTGACCTCACCGATTGA
- a CDS encoding energy-coupling factor transporter transmembrane protein EcfT, whose protein sequence is MISLTSPIETRAHRWPAGPKLAGLCLATALLFALPSLPLQLAAFAIIALLYLLPGLRFAKAGAKALRPLWPIALVLALWHGLTADWAEGARIVLRFTTAVALANLVTMTTRLADMLDTLHWLTRPLAALGVNTRAGELAIALTIRFTPILAQKGQMLAQSWRARSAKRANWHLVLPLGILALDDAEHVAEALRARGGVNPAPPSASKGGDPTNGT, encoded by the coding sequence ATGATCTCTCTGACCTCACCGATTGAGACCCGCGCCCATCGCTGGCCCGCGGGGCCGAAACTGGCGGGACTGTGTCTGGCAACCGCCTTGCTGTTCGCCCTGCCCTCGCTGCCGCTGCAACTTGCGGCCTTCGCCATCATCGCGCTTCTCTACCTGCTCCCCGGCCTGCGCTTTGCCAAAGCCGGAGCAAAAGCGCTGCGTCCACTCTGGCCTATCGCGCTCGTGCTCGCCCTCTGGCACGGGCTGACCGCCGATTGGGCGGAAGGCGCGCGTATTGTGCTGCGCTTCACCACCGCCGTGGCTCTGGCCAATCTGGTGACGATGACCACCCGACTTGCCGATATGCTCGACACACTCCACTGGCTGACACGGCCCTTGGCGGCACTCGGGGTCAATACCCGCGCGGGCGAGCTGGCCATCGCGCTCACCATTCGCTTCACACCGATCCTTGCCCAGAAAGGCCAGATGCTGGCCCAAAGCTGGCGCGCACGTTCGGCCAAGCGCGCCAACTGGCATCTTGTGCTCCCCTTGGGGATTCTGGCATTAGACGATGCAGAACATGTGGCCGAAGCGCTGCGCGCGAGGGGGGGAGTAAACCCCGCGCCGCCCTCGGCTTCCAAGGGAGGAGACCCGACAAATGGAACGTAA
- a CDS encoding biotin transporter BioY: MERNLTMVALFAALIAALGLVPSLTLGFGVPITAQTLGVMLAGTVLGAKRGALAALLIVVLVALGLPLLAGGRGGLGIFTSPTAGFLLGWPLGAFVTGLITDKTRQLPLSVSAIIGAVIGGIGIVYLCGVIGMSIVLDKTLIEATWLVTAFIPGDVVKAVLAGFITQGLAKARPQSVLTRH; the protein is encoded by the coding sequence ATGGAACGTAATCTAACGATGGTGGCGCTCTTTGCCGCGCTGATCGCCGCCCTTGGTCTCGTGCCGAGCCTTACGCTGGGCTTCGGCGTGCCGATCACCGCGCAGACGCTGGGCGTCATGCTGGCGGGCACCGTGCTGGGCGCCAAACGCGGGGCGCTGGCCGCCCTGCTGATCGTGGTGCTCGTGGCGCTCGGCCTGCCGCTTCTGGCCGGTGGCCGTGGCGGCCTCGGCATTTTCACCAGCCCCACCGCAGGCTTCCTGCTGGGCTGGCCTCTGGGGGCCTTTGTCACCGGCCTGATCACCGACAAAACCCGCCAGCTGCCACTGTCGGTCTCCGCCATTATCGGCGCGGTCATCGGTGGTATCGGGATCGTGTATCTGTGCGGCGTCATCGGTATGTCGATTGTGCTGGACAAAACCCTGATCGAGGCCACATGGCTGGTCACTGCTTTCATTCCGGGCGATGTTGTGAAGGCAGTGCTGGCGGGCTTCATCACACAGGGGCTCGCCAAAGCCCGCCCGCAAAGCGTTCTCACCAGACACTGA
- a CDS encoding nitroreductase, with translation MSTSVENLLKARQSTRAFLPDPVSRETVEHLLWAARRAPSGANLQPGSFHALTGDALATLVTNMTRAIDDHRPQVAEYEWFPRPIPAHLKARQRAAGYALYQSLGIERRDIDGRRSQFKANYRFFDAPLGIVVAIDRRMGEGGYMDLGMSIMALMLAAQDKGLGTVGIGALANYADVVHETLGLPEDEMVLCGIAIGTPDESAVINSFRTEREPLESYATLRGFD, from the coding sequence ATGTCGACAAGCGTGGAAAACCTGCTGAAGGCGCGCCAATCCACCCGCGCCTTCCTGCCCGACCCCGTCTCGCGCGAGACGGTCGAACATCTGCTATGGGCCGCGCGCCGCGCGCCCTCGGGGGCCAATCTGCAACCGGGCAGCTTCCATGCGCTGACCGGCGACGCCTTGGCCACGCTTGTCACCAATATGACCCGCGCCATCGACGACCATCGCCCGCAAGTGGCGGAGTACGAATGGTTTCCCCGCCCGATCCCCGCGCATCTGAAAGCGCGGCAACGGGCGGCGGGCTATGCGCTTTACCAGAGCCTCGGCATCGAACGCCGCGATATCGACGGACGCCGCAGCCAGTTCAAGGCCAATTACCGCTTCTTCGACGCGCCTCTCGGGATCGTGGTCGCCATCGACCGGCGTATGGGCGAAGGTGGCTATATGGATCTGGGCATGTCGATCATGGCGCTGATGCTGGCCGCGCAGGACAAGGGTCTGGGCACGGTAGGGATCGGGGCATTGGCCAATTATGCCGATGTCGTCCATGAGACGCTGGGCCTGCCCGAGGACGAGATGGTGCTTTGCGGCATCGCCATCGGCACCCCTGACGAGAGCGCTGTGATCAACAGCTTCCGCACCGAGCGCGAACCGCTGGAGAGCTACGCCACCCTTCGCGGCTTCGACTAA
- a CDS encoding thiolase family protein, translating to MTVRIISARRSAVVPRGGGFAGLDPHEIAAPVIAACLADAGIGPEDVDEVICSNAIGPGGNVARVVALGAGLPERVAGLSLDRQCAGGLDAIMLGQALIASGQARVVIAGGVESYSRRPLRAFQRAEGPEFYTQAPFTPWPERDPDMADAADQLGRLCGISRQEADAWAVESHLRTVCSEFPEIAEINEIRRDPFARKASAKLMAHSPVIAGDVTAGNAAVAADGAAFCVLMAGAQAQGRGVRIGRGRTLGATPDLPGLAPVAAIEAIDGAGADRVEIMEAYAVQALACLRKAGIDPDRVNLKGGALARGHPIGASGAILAVRLFHDLARGETGLAAIAAAGGIGTALLFHRD from the coding sequence ATGACGGTGCGCATCATCTCCGCACGTCGTTCGGCCGTTGTGCCGCGCGGGGGGGGCTTTGCCGGGCTCGACCCGCACGAGATCGCCGCGCCGGTGATTGCCGCCTGTCTGGCGGATGCGGGGATCGGACCGGAGGATGTGGACGAGGTGATCTGTTCCAATGCGATCGGTCCGGGGGGAAATGTCGCGCGGGTCGTGGCCTTGGGCGCGGGGCTGCCCGAGCGCGTGGCGGGGCTGAGCCTTGACCGGCAATGCGCGGGCGGGCTTGATGCGATCATGCTCGGGCAGGCGCTGATTGCCAGCGGTCAGGCACGGGTCGTGATTGCCGGTGGGGTAGAGAGCTATTCGCGCCGCCCGCTGCGGGCGTTTCAACGGGCGGAGGGGCCGGAGTTCTATACTCAAGCACCGTTTACCCCTTGGCCGGAGCGCGATCCCGATATGGCTGATGCGGCGGACCAGCTTGGCCGTCTCTGCGGGATATCACGCCAGGAAGCCGATGCGTGGGCTGTTGAAAGCCATTTGAGAACAGTTTGTTCTGAGTTTCCTGAAATTGCGGAAATTAATGAAATCCGCCGTGATCCTTTTGCGCGCAAGGCCAGTGCCAAGCTGATGGCGCACAGTCCGGTGATTGCGGGCGATGTGACGGCGGGCAATGCGGCGGTGGCCGCCGACGGCGCGGCGTTTTGCGTGCTGATGGCCGGGGCGCAGGCGCAAGGGCGCGGTGTGCGCATTGGGCGGGGCCGCACGCTGGGCGCCACACCCGATCTGCCGGGTCTCGCGCCAGTCGCCGCTATCGAGGCGATTGACGGGGCAGGGGCGGATCGCGTGGAGATCATGGAAGCCTATGCGGTGCAGGCGCTGGCCTGCCTTCGCAAGGCGGGGATCGATCCGGATCGTGTCAACCTGAAAGGCGGTGCCTTGGCGCGGGGCCATCCGATCGGCGCTTCGGGGGCGATACTGGCGGTGCGGCTTTTCCATGACCTCGCCAGGGGCGAGACCGGACTGGCCGCCATTGCGGCAGCAGGCGGTATCGGCACCGCCTTGCTGTTCCATCGGGATTAG
- a CDS encoding AMP-binding protein, protein MVACIDWQGPILFDPRGTFGHLRGMVAAGQGVRVGSDGITAIDAGHIECTTSGSSGAPKRIRRSLESWTRSFVRNGALFGLQDAVIGLPGTMAQSLTLYAALEAAWAGAGLVDLSGLRADRQLGQLVAHGVSHVYATPAQAEMILMGEGNAPSLRQWIIGGGRLSADLRQRLAHRFPQARVAQFYGASETSFITLDPGDAPEGSVGRAYPEVEIRTDGAGELWVRSPYLFEGYGLGGSPETRWSDDGFLSVGEIGQIDADGYVYVQGRKGRVVQVLDHLVSPEPAEAFLSERLGCPVAVVARRDALRGARLWAMVGQGPQGAQVEEALAAFRHRVGPTAAPHGWQRVDPLPLLPSGKPDLQRLEAMI, encoded by the coding sequence ATGGTGGCCTGTATCGATTGGCAGGGGCCGATCCTTTTCGACCCTCGGGGCACATTCGGCCATTTGCGCGGGATGGTCGCCGCCGGACAGGGCGTGCGCGTCGGGTCGGACGGGATCACCGCTATCGATGCGGGCCATATCGAATGCACCACCTCCGGGAGTAGCGGGGCGCCCAAACGCATCCGCCGGAGTCTCGAGAGCTGGACGCGCAGCTTTGTCCGCAACGGGGCGCTCTTCGGCTTGCAGGATGCGGTGATCGGACTCCCCGGAACGATGGCGCAATCGCTGACGCTCTATGCTGCGCTCGAGGCGGCATGGGCGGGGGCAGGGCTTGTCGATCTGTCGGGGTTGCGGGCGGACCGGCAGCTTGGCCAGCTGGTCGCGCACGGGGTCAGTCATGTCTATGCCACGCCCGCGCAGGCCGAGATGATCCTGATGGGCGAGGGCAACGCGCCCTCTCTGCGGCAATGGATTATCGGCGGCGGTCGCTTGTCGGCCGATCTGCGGCAGCGTCTGGCACATCGGTTTCCACAGGCGCGGGTGGCGCAATTCTACGGCGCCTCCGAGACGAGTTTCATTACACTGGATCCGGGGGATGCGCCTGAAGGTTCGGTCGGACGCGCTTATCCGGAGGTCGAGATCCGGACCGACGGGGCAGGGGAGTTATGGGTGAGGAGCCCTTATCTTTTCGAGGGTTACGGGCTCGGCGGGAGCCCAGAGACACGCTGGTCCGATGATGGGTTTCTGTCCGTGGGGGAGATCGGCCAGATCGATGCCGACGGTTATGTCTATGTGCAAGGGCGCAAGGGGCGGGTGGTGCAGGTGCTGGACCATCTTGTGAGCCCCGAACCGGCGGAGGCCTTTTTGTCGGAAAGGCTGGGCTGTCCGGTTGCGGTGGTGGCGCGGCGTGACGCTCTGCGCGGGGCGCGTCTCTGGGCGATGGTCGGGCAGGGGCCACAGGGTGCGCAGGTCGAGGAGGCGCTGGCGGCCTTCCGTCACAGGGTCGGTCCGACTGCGGCCCCGCATGGCTGGCAACGGGTCGATCCGTTGCCGTTGCTGCCCAGCGGCAAGCCCGATCTGCAACGGCTCGAGGCGATGATATGA
- the aroQ gene encoding type II 3-dehydroquinate dehydratase encodes MSKLIYILNGPNLNLLGKRQPEIYGRDTLDDIEKNCRAVAEAGGAEVALFQSNHEGVIIDTIHEAREKACAIVINPGAYSHTSVAILDALNAYEGPVLEVHISNIHKREAFRHHSYVSGRADGVICGCGIEGYEFAVRRILSLLG; translated from the coding sequence ATGTCTAAGTTAATCTATATCCTGAACGGACCAAACCTGAATCTTCTCGGCAAGCGCCAACCGGAGATTTACGGCCGCGATACTCTGGATGATATCGAGAAAAACTGCCGTGCCGTCGCCGAGGCGGGCGGTGCCGAGGTCGCACTGTTCCAGTCCAACCATGAGGGCGTGATCATCGATACGATCCACGAGGCGCGTGAGAAAGCCTGCGCAATCGTGATCAATCCGGGCGCCTATAGTCATACCTCGGTCGCCATCCTTGACGCGCTCAACGCCTATGAAGGGCCGGTCCTCGAGGTGCATATCTCCAACATCCACAAACGCGAGGCCTTCCGCCATCACTCCTATGTTTCGGGACGTGCGGATGGCGTGATCTGCGGCTGCGGGATCGAGGGCTACGAATTTGCCGTCCGCCGTATCCTGAGCCTTCTGGGCTGA
- a CDS encoding GntR family transcriptional regulator translates to MRKATLVSTLYDALLDRLLSNQLKPGEKINLDRLRAELGVSISPLREAVSRLTGTRLIQFEDQRGYTVSEVSLVDFHEVMEICRNSECFALTRAIEQGDLQWESDITAALYRLRNTEANLRSPEWEIAHRDFHRTLVSACKMPRIHAIIEQIAIAQRRYRGLIDAHALSDRSADHIQLAEAALARDAERGCEIMRQHISSVEQEMTLLLHGYFERESAGDIAAQ, encoded by the coding sequence ATGCGCAAAGCAACCCTCGTCTCTACGCTCTACGATGCGTTATTGGACCGTCTTCTGAGCAATCAGTTGAAGCCGGGCGAAAAGATCAATCTCGACCGGCTCCGCGCCGAACTCGGGGTTTCGATCAGCCCCTTGCGCGAAGCTGTATCCCGCCTGACCGGCACGCGCCTCATTCAATTCGAGGACCAGCGCGGTTATACCGTGTCGGAGGTCTCGCTCGTTGATTTCCACGAGGTGATGGAGATCTGCCGCAATAGCGAATGCTTCGCGCTGACCCGCGCCATCGAACAGGGTGACCTGCAATGGGAAAGCGACATCACCGCGGCCCTTTACCGTCTGCGCAACACCGAGGCCAATCTGCGCTCCCCTGAATGGGAGATCGCTCATCGGGACTTCCATCGGACCCTCGTTTCGGCCTGCAAGATGCCGCGTATCCATGCCATCATCGAACAGATCGCCATTGCCCAGAGGCGCTACCGCGGGCTGATTGACGCCCATGCGCTGAGCGACCGATCTGCAGATCACATCCAGCTCGCCGAGGCGGCTCTTGCGCGGGATGCCGAGCGCGGCTGCGAGATCATGCGCCAGCACATCTCCAGCGTCGAGCAGGAGATGACACTGCTGCTCCATGGTTATTTCGAGCGTGAGAGCGCGGGAGATATCGCCGCGCAATAG
- a CDS encoding ParB N-terminal domain-containing protein, producing the protein MKKRRTFAIDLPEDDETGTFPAGKVEPEAPAPQNRRSPMAAAISENAASLRDRTALEAKIRAENDALAAEHVRMKKLGLMVDMIPLDQIETWKLIRDRAKDDDFELTELIKSIRELGLSNPIRVEARDDGKFELIQGFRRLSAYKSLLEETGDAERWGVIPAGILPRGEGLEGLYRRMVDENLVRKDISFGEMAGLALNYAKDPGTAQMDPDKAVAELFASAGYQKRSYIRSFIKLVDRLGEDLKFIQHVPRSLGLKFVSEMEDRPEIVAQVREALKDWDNHSASDELDVLRQAIGEDTARPALVPKPAAKPRSGKARTVFQVQTRTGAAKCTASNGRLEIRLDRDFSTVDRTSLERALKDLLDGLS; encoded by the coding sequence GCCCCTGCCCCGCAGAACCGGCGCTCGCCCATGGCCGCCGCCATCAGCGAGAACGCGGCCAGCCTGCGCGACCGGACAGCTCTCGAGGCAAAGATCCGCGCCGAGAATGACGCGCTGGCCGCAGAGCATGTGCGGATGAAAAAGCTCGGCCTGATGGTCGATATGATCCCGCTCGACCAGATCGAGACGTGGAAGCTGATCCGCGACCGTGCCAAGGACGATGATTTCGAGCTGACCGAGCTGATCAAGTCCATCCGCGAGTTGGGGCTGTCCAATCCGATCCGTGTCGAAGCGCGCGATGATGGGAAATTCGAGCTAATTCAAGGGTTTAGGAGGCTTTCGGCCTATAAGTCCCTGCTCGAGGAGACCGGTGATGCCGAGCGTTGGGGGGTAATCCCCGCTGGCATTCTTCCCCGCGGGGAAGGTCTTGAGGGTCTTTACCGCCGCATGGTCGACGAGAACCTCGTGCGTAAGGACATCTCCTTCGGAGAGATGGCCGGGCTCGCGTTGAACTATGCCAAGGATCCCGGCACCGCGCAGATGGATCCCGACAAGGCGGTGGCCGAGCTCTTCGCAAGCGCGGGCTACCAGAAACGCAGCTATATCCGCAGCTTCATCAAGCTGGTGGACCGTCTGGGCGAGGATCTGAAGTTCATCCAGCATGTGCCCCGTTCGCTGGGACTGAAGTTCGTCTCTGAAATGGAGGACCGGCCCGAGATCGTGGCGCAGGTGCGTGAGGCTCTGAAAGACTGGGATAACCATTCCGCCAGTGACGAGCTGGATGTGTTGCGGCAGGCGATCGGCGAGGACACCGCTCGTCCGGCTCTCGTGCCGAAACCCGCCGCCAAGCCGCGGAGCGGTAAGGCGCGCACCGTGTTCCAGGTCCAGACCCGTACCGGAGCCGCCAAATGTACGGCCTCGAATGGCCGGCTGGAGATCCGGCTTGATCGCGATTTCTCGACTGTGGATCGCACCAGTCTGGAACGTGCCCTGAAAGATCTTCTAGACGGGCTTTCATGA